A DNA window from Propionispora vibrioides contains the following coding sequences:
- a CDS encoding aminotransferase class I/II-fold pyridoxal phosphate-dependent enzyme — MEIVGQAARMNGLMSAIFTQMDDLRQARVSEGKDVITLSIGSPDMPPAKHIMRALTEAVNDAERYGYTLSKGNADLLDVIASWYRHKFNVCLDARNEIHSLMGSQDGLAHLSLCLVNPGDVVLVPDPGYPIYTAGPLIAGAEIHYMPLRPGNHYLPDLGAISEDVLRRTKLMILNYPNNPLAAIAPKEFFTQVVDLAQRYSFVVCHDFAYSELVFDGYRPDSFLSVPGAKEIGIELHSLSKTYNMAGCRIGFAVGNARVIELLGRLKSNIDYGVFYPVQQAAIAALSGSQQCVKDLAAMYQRRRDVLVDGLERTGWNIPKPKASMFLWAPVPTRQTSLAFTVDLLQNTGIAVIPGIAFGACGEGFVRIALVQPEDRLAEGVNRVANWLEKL; from the coding sequence TTGGAAATAGTTGGACAAGCTGCACGAATGAACGGTTTGATGTCGGCCATCTTTACCCAAATGGATGACCTGCGGCAAGCGAGAGTCAGTGAAGGCAAAGATGTGATTACTCTAAGTATTGGCAGTCCCGATATGCCGCCGGCCAAGCACATTATGCGTGCCTTAACCGAGGCGGTAAATGACGCGGAGCGCTACGGTTATACCCTGTCGAAAGGCAATGCTGACCTGTTGGATGTGATTGCCTCCTGGTACCGGCACAAGTTTAATGTTTGTTTAGATGCCCGGAACGAAATCCATTCCCTGATGGGATCGCAGGATGGTTTAGCTCATCTGTCGTTATGCCTGGTTAACCCTGGCGATGTGGTGTTAGTTCCTGATCCGGGTTATCCGATCTATACGGCGGGACCTCTCATCGCGGGAGCTGAAATTCATTATATGCCGCTTAGACCCGGGAACCATTATCTTCCCGATTTAGGCGCTATTAGCGAGGATGTATTGCGGCGAACCAAGCTCATGATTCTCAACTATCCGAATAACCCGCTGGCTGCTATAGCACCCAAAGAGTTTTTTACCCAAGTAGTTGATCTGGCGCAGCGATATTCCTTTGTTGTTTGTCACGATTTTGCCTATAGTGAACTGGTCTTTGACGGATATCGCCCGGATAGTTTTTTATCTGTCCCTGGCGCTAAAGAGATCGGTATAGAGCTCCACTCACTGTCCAAAACATACAATATGGCAGGCTGCCGCATTGGATTTGCTGTGGGAAATGCCAGAGTAATTGAATTGCTGGGCCGTTTAAAATCCAATATAGATTATGGTGTGTTCTATCCGGTGCAGCAGGCTGCCATAGCAGCTCTTAGCGGCTCACAACAATGTGTGAAAGATTTGGCGGCGATGTATCAGCGCCGGCGTGATGTTCTTGTTGACGGTCTAGAGCGGACCGGTTGGAATATACCGAAGCCTAAGGCTTCGATGTTCCTTTGGGCGCCGGTGCCCACCAGGCAGACTTCTTTAGCTTTTACAGTGGATCTTTTACAAAATACAGGGATTGCTGTGATTCCCGGTATTGCTTTTGGGGCTTGTGGCGAGGGGTTTGTCCGCATCGCGCTGGTGCAGCCGGAAGACAGGCTGGCCGAAGGTGTAAACAGGGTGGCAAACTGGCTGGAAAAATTATAA
- a CDS encoding sensor domain-containing diguanylate cyclase: MDQINIAMLETVVNHISSSLIAVNSSERITHLYVHKHNARNLQYLVGRNWFDLLKRVITPENYTALYDAYYECVTSQQPVYISKLCHIDIRGLTEYYSCSFSFLPQYSTVIVFMKNITESLLIEEEFTCMSEQYESLNRELCIAMSNLEFHMMDIEQAHKKIAALYRITSIVQKTVNEQEVLNEILDGITRELGFTHVSIMLFDEKRKELKVTAQRGLADASRRIPLGRGITGYAALHRELVYVEDVSKDSRYITGSSDCISEVAIPLVVDDRLFGVLNVETTDGRILQSYDLDLLRSLASQIAMTIAHASHVSKVEIQAITDGLTGLYNYRYFRTILTQELKRAMRYRRSLSLIMIDIDYFKHYNDTNGHLAGDAVLSTVAGLIKQSCRDVDIVVRYGGEEFAILLPETSEAEAYLLAERIRREIAEYSFPNGMAQPNGQVSVSVGIASYPEDAYFDIELIECADIALYTAKHAGRNCVKLFGEKSDKTDST; this comes from the coding sequence ATGGATCAAATCAATATTGCAATGCTTGAGACAGTAGTCAATCACATTTCTTCTTCTTTGATCGCGGTGAATTCATCGGAAAGAATAACCCATTTATATGTTCATAAACATAATGCCCGCAATCTCCAGTATCTGGTCGGAAGAAATTGGTTTGATTTATTGAAAAGAGTTATCACTCCGGAGAATTATACGGCTCTGTATGATGCGTATTATGAGTGTGTTACTTCACAGCAGCCGGTATATATTTCTAAGTTATGCCATATTGATATTCGTGGCCTAACGGAATATTACTCCTGTTCTTTTTCTTTCTTGCCTCAATATAGCACAGTCATTGTTTTTATGAAAAATATTACTGAATCATTGCTGATCGAAGAAGAGTTTACCTGTATGTCTGAACAGTATGAATCACTCAATCGTGAATTGTGTATTGCCATGTCCAACTTGGAATTTCATATGATGGACATCGAGCAGGCTCATAAGAAAATTGCCGCCTTGTATCGAATTACTTCCATTGTGCAAAAAACAGTCAACGAACAGGAAGTATTAAATGAAATTTTAGACGGCATTACCCGTGAATTGGGTTTTACCCATGTGTCAATTATGTTATTTGATGAAAAGCGCAAGGAGCTTAAAGTGACGGCGCAGCGGGGTCTTGCTGATGCTTCGCGGCGTATTCCTTTGGGGAGAGGCATAACCGGCTATGCTGCATTGCACCGGGAATTAGTCTATGTGGAAGACGTATCCAAGGATTCACGTTATATTACCGGAAGCAGTGATTGTATCAGTGAAGTGGCGATTCCTTTAGTCGTTGATGACCGGCTGTTCGGGGTGTTAAATGTGGAAACAACCGACGGACGGATTCTTCAGTCCTACGATTTGGATTTGCTGCGCTCACTGGCAAGTCAAATTGCCATGACAATAGCTCATGCCAGTCATGTCTCAAAAGTGGAAATTCAGGCGATTACCGATGGGTTAACCGGGCTGTATAATTACCGCTATTTCAGGACCATTTTGACGCAAGAACTGAAGCGGGCGATGCGCTATAGACGTTCATTATCCTTGATTATGATTGATATTGATTATTTTAAACACTATAATGATACAAACGGTCATTTGGCCGGTGATGCTGTGTTAAGCACGGTAGCAGGCTTGATCAAACAGTCCTGCCGGGATGTGGACATTGTTGTAAGATATGGCGGTGAGGAGTTTGCCATACTACTGCCGGAAACCAGCGAGGCGGAAGCCTATTTGCTGGCGGAGAGAATCCGCAGGGAGATTGCCGAATATTCATTCCCTAACGGGATGGCTCAACCAAACGGGCAGGTGTCGGTAAGCGTAGGAATCGCCAGCTATCCGGAGGATGCCTATTTTGATATTGAATTGATCGAATGTGCGGATATTGCTTTATATACAGCAAAGCATGCCGGTAGAAACTGTGTTAAATTATTTGGAGAAAAATCTGACAAAACTGATTCGACATAA